The following are encoded together in the Anaerostipes caccae L1-92 genome:
- a CDS encoding type II toxin-antitoxin system PemK/MazF family toxin produces MVIKRGDIFYADLRPVVGSEQGGVRPVIILQNDAGNRYSPTVICAAITSKMNKAKLPTHVPVDCRKCQLEKDSVILLEQIRTIDKSRLREKVCHLNSSILEKVDKALKISLSLDT; encoded by the coding sequence ATGGTAATTAAGCGAGGAGATATTTTTTATGCAGATTTGAGGCCTGTTGTCGGCTCAGAGCAGGGAGGCGTCCGCCCGGTCATTATTTTGCAGAACGACGCGGGCAACCGATACAGTCCCACGGTCATCTGCGCAGCGATCACGAGCAAGATGAACAAGGCAAAACTTCCGACCCATGTGCCGGTGGACTGCAGGAAATGCCAGTTGGAAAAAGATTCGGTTATTTTGCTGGAACAGATCAGGACGATCGATAAAAGCCGGCTGAGAGAAAAGGTCTGTCATCTGAACAGTTCTATATTGGAGAAAGTTGACAAGGCATTAAAGATCAGTTTAAGTCTTGATACATAG
- the alr gene encoding alanine racemase, protein MNQYYRVYAAIDLDAVCHNISEIKKLVGPDTKIMPVIKADGYGHGAVPVAKALNKIGVDGFAVAIIEEGIALRKQGITKPILILGYTSEYQYASLIQHEIEQTVFSYEMAEAISKFAVTMKKEARIHIKVDTGMNRIGFKPTEESVGQVQRIQKLPNIKIQGIFTHFACADEEDKTSARYQKELFDQFVSKIEEKGIEIPVKHVSNSAAIMDLRECRMDMVRSGIITYGLYPSEEVDKSAIDLKPALSLISHVIHVKEVGPGEGVSYGSTFVTDRKTRIATIPVGYADGYPRALSSRGRVIIRGQYAPIIGRICMDQFMVDVTDIEGVSVMDRVTLVGTEGDKNISVEEAADLAGSFNYEFVCGIGKRVPRVYFQDGKAKEAVDYLED, encoded by the coding sequence ATGAATCAGTATTATAGGGTATACGCAGCCATTGATCTGGATGCGGTCTGCCATAATATCAGTGAGATAAAAAAACTTGTGGGGCCGGATACAAAGATTATGCCGGTGATCAAAGCCGATGGCTACGGACACGGGGCGGTCCCGGTGGCGAAGGCATTGAATAAGATCGGCGTCGACGGTTTTGCGGTGGCGATCATTGAGGAAGGGATCGCTCTGAGAAAACAGGGAATCACAAAACCGATCCTAATTCTCGGATATACTTCGGAATATCAGTATGCTTCATTGATCCAGCATGAAATTGAACAGACGGTATTTTCTTATGAGATGGCGGAGGCGATCTCTAAATTTGCAGTTACAATGAAGAAGGAAGCCAGGATACATATCAAAGTGGATACCGGAATGAACCGGATTGGTTTTAAGCCCACGGAGGAATCGGTCGGGCAGGTACAGCGTATTCAAAAACTTCCTAATATTAAAATTCAGGGAATTTTTACGCACTTTGCATGTGCGGACGAGGAGGACAAGACATCGGCCAGATACCAGAAGGAACTGTTTGATCAGTTTGTCTCAAAGATTGAGGAAAAAGGGATCGAGATCCCGGTCAAGCACGTCTCCAACAGCGCAGCCATTATGGACCTCCGTGAATGTCGTATGGATATGGTCCGTTCCGGCATCATCACCTATGGGCTGTATCCCTCCGAGGAAGTGGATAAGTCAGCCATTGATTTAAAGCCGGCACTTTCCCTGATCAGTCATGTGATCCATGTAAAAGAAGTGGGGCCGGGAGAAGGAGTCAGCTATGGCTCCACGTTCGTTACGGACAGAAAGACCAGAATCGCGACGATACCGGTAGGTTACGCTGACGGCTATCCGAGGGCCTTGTCTTCCAGGGGAAGGGTCATAATCCGGGGACAGTATGCGCCGATCATAGGAAGGATCTGCATGGATCAGTTCATGGTGGACGTGACCGATATTGAAGGAGTCAGCGTCATGGACCGGGTTACCCTGGTAGGGACAGAGGGAGATAAAAACATTTCGGTGGAAGAGGCGGCAGATCTGGCCGGTTCCTTTAACTATGAATTTGTCTGCGGGATCGGAAAAAGAGTTCCAAGAGTATACTTTCAGGACGGGAAGGCAAAAGAGGCAGTGGACTATCTGGAAGACTGA
- a CDS encoding hemolysin family protein, which produces MEDLSAAMILIPLLTLVLGAVFGYIIGTKRKNKPKGKQTDQTEREADDDNDNEYEEEIMNIVNQGHEQGAILEDEAKMITNIFEFGDKDVTDVMTSRKKIDGIDCTMSLEEALHFMLDEPYSRFPLYEEDIDHIIGVLYLKDVIDAYINNKDLELYEIAREPFYVHQTMNLSVLFQEMQTKKIHMAIVVDEYSQTEGIVSMEDMLEVIVGNILDEYDVEDREITKLGWADIFLMRGSTRLEKIEEVLDIEFDVEEIETLSGFLVDQLGHLPEQGEEVEIIYEGWSFKSVDIHDNVIKQVKVEKKRTKKEENDSEKE; this is translated from the coding sequence ATGGAAGATTTAAGTGCCGCGATGATCCTGATACCGCTGCTTACATTGGTATTAGGTGCCGTCTTCGGCTACATAATTGGAACGAAACGCAAAAATAAGCCCAAGGGTAAGCAGACCGACCAGACAGAGCGGGAAGCGGATGACGATAATGACAATGAATATGAGGAAGAGATCATGAACATTGTCAACCAGGGGCATGAGCAGGGGGCCATTTTGGAAGATGAAGCCAAGATGATCACCAATATTTTTGAGTTCGGAGACAAAGATGTAACCGATGTCATGACTTCCAGAAAGAAGATCGATGGGATCGACTGCACCATGTCTTTGGAAGAAGCCCTTCATTTTATGCTGGATGAGCCATATTCAAGATTTCCTCTCTATGAGGAGGATATCGATCATATCATTGGTGTTCTGTATCTCAAGGATGTGATTGACGCCTATATAAATAATAAAGACCTGGAACTCTATGAGATTGCCAGGGAGCCGTTCTATGTTCACCAGACCATGAATCTGTCTGTGCTGTTTCAGGAAATGCAGACAAAAAAGATCCATATGGCGATCGTTGTGGACGAATACAGTCAGACAGAAGGTATTGTCTCCATGGAAGATATGCTGGAAGTGATCGTTGGAAATATCCTCGATGAGTATGATGTGGAAGACAGGGAGATCACAAAGCTTGGCTGGGCCGATATTTTCCTGATGCGGGGAAGCACGAGACTCGAAAAGATCGAAGAAGTATTAGACATCGAGTTTGATGTAGAAGAGATTGAAACGCTGAGCGGATTTTTGGTAGACCAGCTGGGTCATCTTCCGGAACAGGGAGAAGAAGTAGAGATTATTTATGAAGGATGGTCTTTTAAATCCGTGGATATTCACGACAATGTGATCAAACAGGTAAAAGTGGAGAAAAAGCGTACAAAAAAAGAAGAAAATGATTCAGAGAAGGAGTAA